The Malassezia restricta chromosome VI, complete sequence genome segment gtggcgccTCCCGTGGTTCCCGCTCCCATAGGTACATGTAGTGCACGTGCCAAGAGGGGCGCGGCTTACCCCGAGCTACCATGTCGACCACGGCGCCCATTCGCCTCGGTGTGGCGGCTATGGACCGCAAGGCGCGGTCCAAGCCCATGCAGAACATCCTGAATCGCCTGCTGTCGTCCGGCCGCTTTGAGGTGATTGTGTTCGGCGACAAGGTCATTCTGGATGAGGACGTGGATACGTGGCCTATTGTCGACGTGCTCATTTCCTTCTTTAGCACTGGCTTTCCGCTAGAAAAGGCCATCAAATACTACGAATTGCGTAGGCCCGTCTGCGTGAATGATCTGTACATGCAAACGGTGCTGTGGGATCGCCGTGCTGtcctgcgcatcctcgAGCAGGTGGGTGTACCGACGCCTCCGAGTGTGTATGCCGACCGAGACGGCGGACCTCGTCTCTCAAAGCCTGTGCTTGACGAAATCAGGGCAAATACAGGTCTTGACTTGTCGCAGCGTGCCCCGCCCGCTGAGGTGCAGCTCATTGACCACGACACGCTCCGTGTGAACGGACGAACGATCCGCAAGCCCTTCGTGGAAAAGCCCGTGAGCGGCGAGGACCACAATATTCACATCTACTATCCTCTGTCCAgtggtggcggcggtcgTCGCCTATTTCGCAAGGTCGGCAACAAGTCGTCCGAGTTTGATCCGAGCCTCGTGGAACCCCGCACGGACGGCTCGTACCTGTATGAGGAGTTTATGGACGTAAACAATGCAGAAGATATCAAGGTGTACACGATCGGCCCGGTCTTTTCGCACGCGGAGACGCGCAAGTCACccgtcgtcgacggcctcgtgAAGCGCAATCCTGATGGGAAAGAGATTCGGCATGTGGCTGAGCTGTCCGCCGAAgagcgcgacatggcacGCCGTATCACCATGGCATTCAAGCAGTTCATTTGCGGCTTCGACCTGCTTCGTGTGCAGCAACAGAGCTATGTCATTGACGTCAATGGCTGGAGTTTTGTCAAGGGCAATGACGACTACTATGACCAGTGCGCTCGAATTCTGTGCCAGTTCTGCGAGGCCCACCGAATCGCTCGCCCCCTTCGCCCGCCTAGCGAGGATGTACGTGCGATCGAGGAAACGAGCAGCTGGGTGCTCAAGGCGAACGTCACAGTGTTCCGTCATGGCGATCGCACTCCCAAGCAAAAGATCAAGCGATCCTACAagacgcgcgacgcatgGACAGCCCCCCTGGTGGAACTCATGCATGGCTGCCGCGAAGAAATCATTCTGCGCTCCCACTTTGACGTCGTTTTGCACGCGCTGGACAAAGCCAAGGAGCTCGATGGTGCAGACGCGCACGACCTCTCGTTTGTCTCCGATATCATCCAGCGCAAAATGTCGTTCCCAGGTACCAAGATCCAACTGAAGCCCTCATACCATCATGATCAGCTGGAAAAggtgcagctcgtcattAAATGGGGCGGCGAATTCAGCCATGCGGCCATCCACCAAGCCCGCGACTATGGTGTCAATTTGCGCCGCGACATTTTGATTATGAACAAGGAGGCTTTAGACCATTGCACCATCTATACCAGCTCAGAACGCCGTGTATTGGCCTCGGCAGAGACGTTCGCACAGGCCTTTCTGGATGGTAGTGAGTCCGACGCACCGAAAAACATGATCGTGCGCAAAGACTTGCTTGACGACTCGAATGCGGCCAAAGACCTCATGGACAATGTCAAGGAAGAGCTGCGTGCTCGCCTGCAGCCTACGCCGGAAAACGCACACATACGTCCCGAACACTGGCCGAAGGATCTGCCACCGCCATCTCTGATCGGCACCGAGATCCAAAAGCTGCTTCACAGCCTGGGCGAAACCATGCACGAAAACTTTTCCAAACTCGATGTCGATGTGATCCAGGACCGCTGGTGTACACACGAGACCCCAGCACTGTTTTGCGAGCGCTGGGATAAGATGATTGAAGACTTTGACTCTCCTAATGAACCATCACGCGCGAGTGAGCTGGCAGATATGCTGTCACACGACGGACTCCACAACCGCGCATTCCTCGAGACGATCTTTTCACGCGCAGAAGACGATGAGGCACATaagctcgagcgtctgcatCATCTCTACAGAATGAGCCTCGCACTCTTCGACTACATCTGCCCGCGCGAGTACGGTATAACGCCTGAACAGAAAGAGCACATCGGCCTGTTGACATCTCAGCCCCTCCTACAAAGCATCGTGCAAAATCTGCAAGTGTCCGAAGACGTGAAGGGCATGTGCACCTTTTACTTCACGAAAGAGTCGCATGTACACACGCTGCTCAATCTCTTGCTGTCCTCGCACCTGTCCATTATCATGCCGCGtatgccgcccatggacTACTTTTCCAGCATTACGTTCGAAGTCTacgagcgcgagcggcCAACAAGTGCCACACGCGCAGCTTCTTCCAAGCCTGAACGATCACTCGTCATAAGTGTGTCAGAAGGCGCTCACAGTTCCGAAGTGCTGTTTATCCGCTTGGACGCTCGACACGCGTTGACGCCACTACCCAGTCGGCCACTTACCTCACACATGGACTTTGATGAGTCTATCTCCAAGCTATCTTCTTTATGTCAGAAGCGCGATGCTCTCGATACGCGACGTGGCCTTATCGAGGGCTCGGCTGTATATTTCGGCAAGCCTGAAGACGAGGAGCACGTCGTACCGATCCGTAGCCGCGGCGCTTCTGCCTCGCCATAGGGGCCTGTTGGTCTTATCACGTGATTCTTTGGCTGTCGTGGTTGTCTTCGCCTTGCATCGACGCGCCCAACCGCGGTAGCCCCTCATGTTGTGCCAGATGCATGCAAGTATCATGCGAAATAACATGGTGCGAAGTGTACCATCGGGGTGCTTAGTACCATTATTTTGCAAAGCAAGTATAGTTTTGCCCAAAGCGCGGCTCGCATACCCACATGCTGTGTCCTGTCCATACATGCCGACTCGGACGATCCATGCGAGTATGCCGCGATTTTCCGGGCCCAAAAAGGACGACAACCTACCTCAGACATTGATGGATCGTGCCCAGAACATGTGGTCCAACATAAAATATCTATTTCGTTTTTATCTGAATGGCGTCAAGCAAATTTGGAGAAACCGAACCACCGTGCGTGAAATCCACGCAGACGTGAGGCGTACCAAGCGCGACTATACGTGGGAGGAGATGCAAATGATTCGCACACATTCCAAAGATATGGTCAAGCTGCCTTTTTTTGTTCTGATTCTCGCCACAGTGGAAGAGCTCTTGCCGTTGATGGTCATTTATACCCCATTTATGCTTCCGTCAACCTGCATACTCCCAAGTCAGCTCACCAAGATCCGGCAACGCTTCGAGCTGAAGCGCAGTACGGCAATCAAGTCACTTCGTGCCGCACTTCCTACTCTAGACGTGTCAAACGTGTCTGACAAGTCGGCTCAGGCTGCCGTGGCCGCTTTGCCTTCACAAGCGCTCCATGAACTCGCCACGGTCTACAATCTTTCCAAATGGGGCGGCTCTATTATGCAACGAGGTCGCATTGTATCTCATATGCGCATATTACaagaggacgacgagcgtcTTATCAAGTCCAAGACCTTTACGTCGACAGAGGATGCTGATTATAAGCTGTCGAATGCGTGTATTCAACGTGGGATGTACGTATGCGCGACACACTTACTCCTTCTAGCTGTGCTGTGAATGTATCTTCGAAAGATATGCGTTTGTGTATGTATTTATACGACTGACGGAACAGCTCTCCAACGTTGGCTCGATGTCACGCTGCGACCAAATCCACCTtcgccgctcgagcgtATCCTTCTCCCCATGCGCATACCCCAATTTGGTGCGCCTGAGACGGAACTCCGTCCCGAGCTGGACGAACAAGACAGTCTTAGCGTCAAGGAAAAGACATCAACCGTGGTCGAGGAAGTTGTCGAGCAGGAAAAGCGTCGAGAAACGAAGAAATCGTCATAGAGGTGGTCACAAGTATGCAGTCGCGTTATCTAGTAGCTATCACCCTCGGCACCCTCACCGGAGAAGCCGCGCAAGGATCGCAGCATGGCGGCCTTGTGCTGCTCCGATTGAGATTTCGTGACATTCTCTGCCGCATGCGCTTCAAGAAGCTGAGGAAGAGCAGATTCGGGTATAGAAGAAGCGACAGAGGGTGAGACGTTGTCTTCCTTGTCGAGATCAATTTCGCCCATCAATACGACATTCTCTCCACGCACAATGAACGTGCCTTTGGGAACATCACCATAGCGGTTCCGGACAAAAATGCGTTCGATCGCTTCCTGCAAGACAAGATTCGCTGCGTAAGCTTTGACCAACGTACCAAATTGATCATACGACCGCAGGATACCGATGAGCTTACGTCCATCACGAAGAATAACAATCACCTTTTCTGAAGATATGAGCGCATACATCACCGGTAAACGTACTGTCAACAAGATCAACAAGCGCGCCTGATGTAGTAAAGGCTATGTTGGCCAAAATTTCCTGAGCCTCCATGGCCAACGCGTTCCTCTTCGTAAAGTAGAACCGGCGAAGCGAAGAGCGACGAATCAGTGCTCGCTTACACTAGCTTTCTCCACATGTGGCATCCACCCGTGCGGGTCGCTGCCCTTGCTCAACTTGGTCGAGGGTCGGGTTCATTCCCTTATGTGTGTGCCCGCCCTAAGTCAGGCTGGTTTGATATATTCGGCTTCGAGAGATCGATCAGGGGTAATTGATAGAGAGGAGAACGAATATTTGAGTACTATCATACATAGTGCGCTTGTTGACAGTACATACAAGGGTTCATGTCCTGTTGCATGCCACCCTTGAAAATACGATCTACGAGCCCTATATTCATCTCTAGTCCAAGACGAAGCTCGGCGAGTGAATTGATAGTTTTTGATTATCAGTCGATCATTTCGCCATCTGTCAGGTATACCAGTGAGCCGCAGCATACTATCACATATTTTCTAGTAATAGCATATACTCGTCGTCAACCTATGTGACTGTCCATGTACCATTACTCTACCACGTTCAATAGCTTTCCCTCAAGCTACTTGTACACCAGGCCTCTTACCTCTCACCAAGATGGACGCAAAATTGCTGCTTCGCCGTATATCAACATAGAGTACCAAAGCGTATGATTGTATAAGAATAAATGGGACTGAGGCACCATGCATGCCCTGGAACGGTGACCATACCGAAGCACCAATCAGTGCCATAAGTGAAATGAGAAATATGAGCAGCTTGACTTAAGGATAGCCGGTTCGTATCAAGTCAGCCACCCCGCCTGTATCACCGCACGACCTACGCCCATCACTTGTGTTCGCTTCTGGCTGTGCCATCCACCTTGCATCTCCAGCTCACGAACAAAagcatcgacgccgccaCCCACCCCAAAGTACAGCACCTTGGCAGCTACAAGACAAAGCGTCGAGTTAGGCGCAATCCCGGCATCATGCTGGTCCTTGGAAGTGGGCCAGCAGAGACTGTGTAATACACGACAGAGTGAAGGCAAGCTGGACAAAGAGTACACCGTCTCACTAGACAGCACCAAATCAGCTCGATTGGCAAGATGAAGCGAATCCCAGCCACCATAGAAGAAGCGCAGCTCAATTTCATGGCTCGCTAATGCATGCTGAAATTTGAGTAGTAAGTTCTCGTCGACTTCTAATTCACCCGGTTCTATCGCCGATTGCGAATGACCCAGCGTCTCCCTCCCTGAGGGCGAAAAGTACCACGTCAACAATAAGTTGGGAAGGACGACCTGTATGTTGGAGAGAAAGTACGTACCAGCGAAAGCACCTCTTGGTTGTAATCACACAAGGTCAGTGTGCTCTTGCCTTTTGACGACTGACGCGCACGCAAGATTTGATCCAGGACATAACACGATGGGATGGCTGTACCACATCCGAGTTCCACCGTATGACGACCGCTTGGCCAAGTGGCATCTTGGCTTGATACTCTCGTGTGTAGCTTGTCCAGTTCGACCACTAGGTCCAAAGCACATTCCCACGTCTTGAGTCCGCCTTCATACACTCCCGGGATCAAGTCGCTTTCTGCATCGGCCACCTGACCGTCATTATGTATAATTTGAAAGCGCACATCGAACAAGTCTCGCCGAACTAGGGTCACTGGCTCACTGGCTTGAGAAATGAGAACAGGTGAGTAGGACAATTTCTCCGGTATGCAGGTGAGCTGCATCAGCCTGTAGTCTGCGTACCATGTCGCTTAAAAAAAGTTCTTTCGCAGGCATATTACATGGATCCTGTATTGGGGAGGTCTGCGCTACGGAGGCATGCTCTCCAGGGACACCCTCCTCGTCGACACAAAAGCCAAACGAGAACGACATGGCTGGAGCAGGTAAACTCACGGTGCACACTCCACATTGCTGTTCTCATGCTCCGAGCTGGGACTGACGCGTCACCCACACCGGAGTGGATCGTGCGACATCATGCACCCATTCCTGTGCATACAGTAGCACTCGTTAATCACGGACACTTGCTCGTGGCAGGTGATGCCGACGGTCGCGTCTCTGTCACGACGCTGTCGACATACCGTCCCATCGTATTTTGGCAAGCTCACCAGGGCGCAGTGCTTCGTGCTGATGCTTGGTCTGGGTATTTAGTTACTCATGGCCGTGATCACAGCTTGCGAGTGTGGAAAATGCCCGATGAGCTCGGCTCTGTAGCACTGTTCAGCAGTATGGCGAAAAATTTACCTTTGCCTACCATGCTACATGAAATGGGTGTGAATGCCCTCAATTACTGTGCTTACGACATGTGCATACGAAACGAAGATACCCCAACACTAGATGGCTGGCTGGTGATCCCGAATACACTTGAATCCGGATGGATCGATTTATACCATGTCCCCTCACAACAGCGCATCATTGAGTCGCTCGGACGCCAGGCTGACATCCGGTCAGGCACAGAACGGCCAGCCATTGTTATGGCTCTTCAAATATGTATCCTGCGTGATATTCTTTGGATTGTAGCTGGATATGAAGACGGTGTCCTACAAGCATGGACCATTCCAGTATCCACTATGGAACCAACGCTTGTATGGACGCATAAAAGCCATGCTGAGTCGATCATGGCGCTAAGTATGTCGCCCACGTGCGACAGCGTTTTGAGTTTGGGTGCCGACTATAATATAGTGCGCACCGCACTCCATCAAGAGGCTGTCCCACACGTACAGCGAATTAAGCGACCCGGTCACGCTTGCGCAAGCGTACGATGGGATGAGCAGGTATGTGTGCTCGGTGGATGGGACGCCTGTGCGCGGGTATTTACATGGCCATCACTCGAGCCCTTAGCCAAGCTGGCCTATCATAAGGACAGCATTTACGCCCTGTCCTTTGTACGCCATGATGCAGTGCATGTGCTTCATGCACATTTGGATGAGAGCAGCGATGAGGACGCTGAAGAAACATCAGCTTCAAGACAGCTCTTATTGGCATGCGGAAGCAAAGACGGGCGGATTTCCTTGTGGAATGAAACATTTACAAAAAAGCCTTGAAGGGCACCTTGAGGGCACATGCGTCTGTCCACACACGCACTGGTCTTCCGTGATTGTCCTGTAGCGTGGCCGAGCATCGCCATGCACCCAAATCCTCGTACATTCCTGGCTTTGGCACGAACACGCAGGCACGGAGAGGGATGGATGACCATGCCGGAACAGTGCCTTTGTGTACTATATTTCCAAGCCATGCGATACCTGTGTTCGATGACACCATTTCGATAGTAAAGTGTAaaggccacggcgcctcgtTCCGCACATGCAAAGTCATGGGACACACGAAAGGAACTGTTTCCATATGAATCGCGTTTAGGGGCACATAGATAGAGAGTGGCAAGACATTATTCGCCAAAATTGATTTGCTGAGTCGACCCTTCATGATGGCTTGCTCACGAGCCGTCTCCTCATACATGGCCCGTTGAGGCGTATCAGACTTAAGTAGGAGGTTGAGTATGGCCATATCATCCATCGACGCATACTGGACGCCCACACGCCCGCCACATAAAAGCGTATCACCGAGGTTTCCATTTTCGTCACGCCAATGCACAGTCACATCGATATCATTGGGGTCCATGCATGGCAAAGCACGCACAATATGTGGTGGGAGGTAGTCAAACTCGCTGATCTGCCTTTGACGAGCCCAGGCACTTCTTGAGGCAGTATATAGTGATGCATAATGCAAAAGGCACGCCGCGGGAGTTTTGCCATGCTGCGATACGTGCACAGGAATAGGCGCTGGAGACGGAAGCGACACAGATCCGTCGAAAAAGGCGTGCAATGCACGCACAGTAGAGGCAAGGGTATAATTCGACGGACTTGGCTGTAAACGGACCAACGAAGCAAAGGTATCGCCCGGTGCCAGAAGAGCAGGCTGCATTGACCCTTCAACTGTTGTCCACAAGGGACTCACGAAAGAAATGCCCGTGCAGGTCACAGCTTTCGACCCCACATTCGAAACATGAAGTGCAAGCATGTATGCAGGTTGTGCCTGATCTGCGAGTTTGATATGGAAAGAGGCATTCATCATAGCTTGAGCTTGAATTTGCCGCGAAGCACGTTTTTCGAAAGATCCATGCATGGATGTGGCGTATTTGACATGCCATGTGAGTGTGTGACTTCCTGAATCCGTAACATGCCACAGGCACGGTATGTCACAATGCGCGCCAGCTGTCAGCTTGggcagcgcatgctccgAAGTCGAAGGCGCAAGAATTGATGGCAAAGACTCTGTGGGCGAGCTGAAAGCTTGCATATTACATGGCGAAGTACTCATAGACGCAGATTCGATGTCGATCGAGCTTGTGTTAGTGATACGCACGGACACAGATACGATTTCACCAATCGTGACGCGAGCGGGTGTAGTCACTTCGAGCTCAAGGCATGGCATGTCCTTGGAGACCCAAATCAGCAACGACTTATCGTGAGCGTATGTCCGCGAAcgccgctgctcgacgGTCGTTTGCAAACGTGGGCCGAGCTTTTGGAGTGATTGGTGCACATGTAAAACACGAGACAGTGTGTAAGTGGCATGCGACACGCGCGCATATCCATCTGTAAAAATTCGTGCAGAGCATACGACGCTTCTACGCTCGTTGGGTTCCAAGATAACGTCTTGCACAGGGGCATCCGCTTCGACGGGACTGGAAAGTGCTGTTCCATCCCGCTGTGCCCGGGAAAAGTGAAGACGCACATCGGTCAACGATACGCGCACGCCAAGTGGATTGACTAGAAAAAGCTCGATACGACAAGGCTCGTTCAATGAAATGCACGGATTGTCATTATAGCTTGAGGAAAGTCGCAGAATGCAGCATCTCTCAGCAACAATGAAAGGTGAAGGAAGTGTCACGCGGTGCTCGTGAGCATATTTAGCGACACTTTCGATTGCACGAAGATGTAGTTCGTCAATGGGAGGGAGACTGCCATGAAGAAGGGGTAAAAGGTAAGAGAGAGCCTCGTCGATACGTCCACTGTTGTGCACGAGAAAAGCCATTTTAAAAAGAGCGTGATCGTACAGGTATGTACAGCGGGTTTTGTAATAATTTGCGGCACACGTATAGCAGCGCAGGGCAAGATGTTTCTGGCCGCACGCTTCATATTGAGAAGCAGCTTGCAATAACGACGCAGCACTGCGCCGTGTGTGAGGGCGCTCCATACGAAGGTATGCCATGGAGGCTTGCTCTAGCAGTAGTGCACGCACAATTTCATCAGTAAATTGAGCAGCGCGGAAAGAGGCCATAGCGACCATATCGTACTTCTGCATGTCGTTAAGAAGAGCTGCATATAGGACGGATGCGCGCAGTGCGTAAAATTCACCTGTGCGCAACTTGACGTATtcatcgcacgcacgcagATATGCAGAAGGCGGGGGCATAGGCCCCTTGCGCGACAAGCTCGCATGTAGCATCTGAGCTAGACCCAGCATTTCACTCGCACAAGCACTGTACATGGCTGCCTGATCCTCCTCATAGTCGCGATATGCGGCATCGTACATGGTCGATGCTAAGCGATAATCACGCACATGGATTGCCAAATCACCAAGACGTCGCGTTTGCGACACAATTGAGTTGGCGGGGTATATATCATGGTTGAGCCTGGACGTTGATGATCCGGTTGAGCCACGTGGCAGGAGCCACTTCCGACTTGCACCTAGCAAGCGTCCCGTGAGGCCAAGTCGTTGGGATGAAATGTGCTCGCCAAGATGTTGAACGGAGCGCTCTAAGAAAGGAACCAGGCTTTTGGTAATGAGTTCTCGAACATAAGACTGCACGCGTTGTGCATCTTGCAATGACATGCGCTGAGCTAGCGGCGCGCCTTCCTTGGCGCATACACGTGAAGGCACTTTTTGAGCATTGTTCGTGTATAGCGCATGCACCTCAGGAACAGGCTCACTAGCCGAGTTCACATGCACAATCGCACAGTCCAAGCCGTAGGTGCGACGCACCTCCTCAAACAATCCCATCGATCGGGACATGTCTGTTCCTAGAGCTGCCGTGTCGTGAACGACGAGATAGCATCGCAATATATTTGATTCAACAAAGGGCTGCTTAGCGAACACATCTGACTTCTTTGACTGCTCGTACAGTCGCGCGAAAGCATTAAGTGGATCGGGGTTGTTGGATGATACTGCAAGTACCATAGCGCAAGGGTGTGACATGGTATCAAACGAGCTAATAGGCCGGTAGCCGTATAGGATCGAAGCAAAGCATGAAAACGACTCATTTTGCTGGTGAAGCTTTTCGTTCCAAGCCTGATATTCGTTTTCCGCAGGAACAAGAGGCAAGAGAGGATCACAGTCCTGAATCTCGTCATGAAAAAATCGTTGCACTGTGTCCAGCAATTTGTCGATGGGAACTGGCTCATTTCCAAGAGACAAAAAATCATCTAGCATATCAAATCGTACATGAAATCGGGGAatcatgcgctgctctAGTTGGGAAGTGCGGACGGTGACTATGTCAGTTGTCATGTATCGTACCATTTTGTGAAGTGCTTTCAAAGGGGCGAAACAAGTCAGCGAAGCAAGAAAATCCATTCCTCTCTGCAATCAGATTTGTATCTTGGCAGCTTAGTACGGCGATACGCGGACAGAATGCCCTATGCACAGAGTCGGCTCCCATGCGCGCGTAGCAGCGACCCTGTTGCCAGGGCCAGGTGAGTTGAACACGCGTCCCTAGTGCCCTTATGCACACGTGGGGCCACGTGGATACTCCGCTTAAGCAGGACCAGGCAGCATAATGGAGCCGGATGGTTCTCGGTCGGTTTTGAGCAGCTATCATGCCTGGCAACGAGCCAGCGCCCGTTACAGAGGCCAACCTGGCCAAGATGAATGGTGAAATCTATATTGAAGAGTCCAAGGAAAAAGGGAATTCGAGTCCCCCAGTTTCTGCCAAAACGAGTATGTCGCTTTCTCAACGAGCTATGGACTCCATGTCATCAATGGTCGTGCGGTCCATCATCGCTGTCAACGACGAGCCCATCAGGCTTCCAACGAAAAATCGAAAAGCACCGCTCTCTGTTGCAACAACAGCCGTCAACTTCCGAGGGTTTGTGCAAAAGTCGGGTCCACTGTTTGTGTTCCAAGATGCTGTGGAATCCACCCTCATGTGGGATGATTGGCCATGGACGACACTATGGATGGGCATTTGGGCCGTCGTATCATTACACCCGCGTCTTTTTCTCTGTGTTCCGCCTGCCATCGCTCTCACTATTATGTGCAATACATTTTTCATACGCTTTCCCTTGACTCACGAAGACCGCAACAAGGCACCATGCGATGCCTTGCGCGCTTCCTTTAATGTTCCagacatgctgcgcgatgAGCCAAAAGCTCCTCCCATTGAGCCTCGACCTGTTAAAGAAGGTGAGCTCAAGTATTTCATGCATATGCGGGACATCCAGAACATGATGCGACTTATCATTGACGGTTATGACAGTATTTCACCGGTCGTCAAATATCTTAACTGGTCTGATGTGCCACGCACACTTCGCATATTTCAAATATGTATTGTTGCATTAATAGCAGCATACTTTGTCGCACCTTTGATTCCATGGCGTCTTGCTGCCTTCTTTGGAGGTGAGCTGGTTCTTGTCGCGCATCACCCATGGCTAAAGCCCGCTATGGAAGCTGTGAAGAAGCAATCCAGAGATTCACCTAGCCGCTTCAAGTCAGCACAGCGTCAGCATCGTTTGAAGCAGCGCCTCATTGATATGCTAGATGAAGACCGATTGCCCGAGTTTGTGTGGCAGCGCGGATGGAAAGATGTGGAAATGTTTGAAAACCAACGCTATCAACCTGGTCGCCGAAGTATTTCGAATGATTTAAACTGGTCTCCACGCCATCTTCGGGCAG includes the following:
- a CDS encoding cortical actin cytoskeleton protein asp1; the encoded protein is MSTTAPIRLGVAAMDRKARSKPMQNILNRLLSSGRFEVIVFGDKVILDEDVDTWPIVDVLISFFSTGFPLEKAIKYYELRRPVCVNDLYMQTVLWDRRAVLRILEQVGVPTPPSVYADRDGGPRLSKPVLDEIRANTGLDLSQRAPPAEVQLIDHDTLRVNGRTIRKPFVEKPVSGEDHNIHIYYPLSSGGGGRRLFRKVGNKSSEFDPSLVEPRTDGSYLYEEFMDVNNAEDIKVYTIGPVFSHAETRKSPVVDGLVKRNPDGKEIRHVAELSAEERDMARRITMAFKQFICGFDLLRVQQQSYVIDVNGWSFVKGNDDYYDQCARILCQFCEAHRIARPLRPPSEDVRAIEETSSWVLKANVTVFRHGDRTPKQKIKRSYKTRDAWTAPLVELMHGCREEIILRSHFDVVLHALDKAKELDGADAHDLSFVSDIIQRKMSFPGTKIQLKPSYHHDQLEKVQLVIKWGGEFSHAAIHQARDYGVNLRRDILIMNKEALDHCTIYTSSERRVLASAETFAQAFLDGSESDAPKNMIVRKDLLDDSNAAKDLMDNVKEELRARLQPTPENAHIRPEHWPKDLPPPSLIGTEIQKLLHSLGETMHENFSKLDVDVIQDRWCTHETPALFCERWDKMIEDFDSPNEPSRASELADMLSHDGLHNRAFLETIFSRAEDDEAHKLERLHHLYRMSLALFDYICPREYGITPEQKEHIGLLTSQPLLQSIVQNLQVSEDVKGMCTFYFTKESHVHTLLNLLLSSHLSIIMPRMPPMDYFSSITFEVYERERPTSATRAASSKPERSLVISVSEGAHSSEVLFIRLDARHALTPLPSRPLTSHMDFDESISKLSSLCQKRDALDTRRGLIEGSAVYFGKPEDEEHVVPIRSRGASASP
- a CDS encoding LETM1-like protein, producing MLCQMHASIMRNNMVRSVPSGCLVPLFCKASIVLPKARLAYPHAVSCPYMPTRTIHASMPRFSGPKKDDNLPQTLMDRAQNMWSNIKYLFRFYLNGVKQIWRNRTTVREIHADVRRTKRDYTWEEMQMIRTHSKDMVKLPFFVLILATVEELLPLMVIYTPFMLPSTCILPSQLTKIRQRFELKRSTAIKSLRAALPTLDVSNVSDKSAQAAVAALPSQALHELATVYNLSKWGGSIMQRGRIVSHMRILQEDDERLIKSKTFTSTEDADYKLSNACIQRGICAVNVSSKDMRLSLQRWLDVTLRPNPPSPLERILLPMRIPQFGAPETELRPELDEQDSLSVKEKTSTVVEEVVEQEKRRETKKSS
- a CDS encoding U6 snRNA-associated Sm-like protein LSm1, translated to MEAQEILANIAFTTSGALVDLVDKKVIVILRDGRKLIGILRSYDQFANLVLQEAIERIFVRNRYGDVPKGTFIVRGENVVLMGEIDLDKEDNVSPSVASSIPESALPQLLEAHAAENVTKSQSEQHKAAMLRSLRGFSGEGAEGDSY
- a CDS encoding AdoMet-dependent methyltransferase, which gives rise to MSFSFGFCVDEEGVPGEHASVAQTSPIQDPCNMPAKELFLSDMLTCIPEKLSYSPVLISQASEPVTLVRRDLFDVRFQIIHNDGQVADAESDLIPGVYEGGLKTWECALDLVVELDKLHTRVSSQDATWPSGRHTVELGCGTAIPSCYVLDQILRARQSSKGKSTLTLCDYNQEVLSLVVLPNLLLTWYFSPSGRETLGHSQSAIEPGELEVDENLLLKFQHALASHEIELRFFYGGWDSLHLANRADLVLSSETVYSLSSLPSLCRVLHSLCWPTSKDQHDAGIAPNSTLCLVAAKVLYFGVGGGVDAFVRELEMQGGWHSQKRTQVMGVGRAVIQAGWLT
- a CDS encoding WD40 repeat-like protein; translated protein: MLRAGTDASPTPEWIVRHHAPIPVHTVALVNHGHLLVAGDADGRVSVTTLSTYRPIVFWQAHQGAVLRADAWSGYLVTHGRDHSLRVWKMPDELGSVALFSSMAKNLPLPTMLHEMGVNALNYCAYDMCIRNEDTPTLDGWLVIPNTLESGWIDLYHVPSQQRIIESLGRQADIRSGTERPAIVMALQICILRDILWIVAGYEDGVLQAWTIPVSTMEPTLVWTHKSHAESIMALSMSPTCDSVLSLGADYNIVRTALHQEAVPHVQRIKRPGHACASVRWDEQVCVLGGWDACARVFTWPSLEPLAKLAYHKDSIYALSFVRHDAVHVLHAHLDESSDEDAEETSASRQLLLACGSKDGRISLWNETFTKKP
- a CDS encoding trafficking protein particle complex subunit 8 codes for the protein MGADSVHRAFCPRIAVLSCQDTNLIAERNGFSCFADLFRPFESTSQNVTVRTSQLEQRMIPRFHVRFDMLDDFLSLGNEPVPIDKLLDTVQRFFHDEIQDCDPLLPLVPAENEYQAWNEKLHQQNESFSCFASILYGYRPISSFDTMSHPCAMVLAVSSNNPDPLNAFARLYEQSKKSDVFAKQPFVESNILRCYLVVHDTAALGTDMSRSMGLFEEVRRTYGLDCAIVHVNSASEPVPEVHALYTNNAQKVPSRVCAKEGAPLAQRMSLQDAQRVQSYVRELITKSLVPFLERSVQHLGEHISSQRLGLTGRLLGASRKWLLPRGSTGSSTSRLNHDIYPANSIVSQTRRLGDLAIHVRDYRLASTMYDAAYRDYEEDQAAMYSACASEMLGLAQMLHASLSRKGPMPPPSAYLRACDEYVKLRTGEFYALRASVLYAALLNDMQKYDMVAMASFRAAQFTDEIVRALLLEQASMAYLRMERPHTRRSAASLLQAASQYEACGQKHLALRCYTCAANYYKTRCTYLYDHALFKMAFLVHNSGRIDEALSYLLPLLHGSLPPIDELHLRAIESVAKYAHEHRVTLPSPFIVAERCCILRLSSSYNDNPCISLNEPCRIELFLVNPLGVRVSLTDVRLHFSRAQRDGTALSSPVEADAPVQDVILEPNERRSVVCSARIFTDGYARVSHATYTLSRVLHVHQSLQKLGPRLQTTVEQRRSRTYAHDKSLLIWVSKDMPCLELEVTTPARVTIGEIVSVSVRITNTSSIDIESASMSTSPCNMQAFSSPTESLPSILAPSTSEHALPKLTAGAHCDIPCLWHVTDSGSHTLTWHVKYATSMHGSFEKRASRQIQAQAMMNASFHIKLADQAQPAYMLALHVSNVGSKAVTCTGISFVSPLWTTVEGSMQPALLAPGDTFASLVRLQPSPSNYTLASTVRALHAFFDGSVSLPSPAPIPVHVSQHGKTPAACLLHYASLYTASRSAWARQRQISEFDYLPPHIVRALPCMDPNDIDVTVHWRDENGNLGDTLLCGGRVGVQYASMDDMAILNLLLKSDTPQRAMYEETAREQAIMKGRLSKSILANNVLPLSIYVPLNAIHMETVPFVCPMTLHVRNEAPWPLHFTIEMVSSNTGIAWLGNIVHKGTVPAWSSIPLRACVFVPKPGMYEDLGAWRCSATLQDNHGRPVRVWTDACALKVPFKAFL